Proteins encoded in a region of the Salipiger sp. CCB-MM3 genome:
- a CDS encoding 2-hydroxyacid dehydrogenase encodes MTDVLAVGSPDQKSREALAELGWTHVESLDAAQALDKETRKGVKAIAFFGHSPFAGAQMEAFPALGLIANFGVGYDAINVGDASARGIKVTNTPDVLNDDVADLAVAMLLDFCRDMRGAEAHVRSGDWGKKGPHPLQRKMSGQKAGILGMGRIGREIADRLAAFKMEMHYHARSEKETPGWTFHADPVALAREVDFLVIALVGGPATEGYVSKEVIEALGPTGVLINISRGTTVDEEALIEALQKGTIQGAGLDVFLNEPNPDPRFLTLENAVLQPHQASATHETRAAMGQLQRDNVAAFLAGKDLLTPVN; translated from the coding sequence ATGACGGATGTACTGGCGGTCGGCAGCCCCGACCAGAAAAGCCGCGAGGCGCTGGCTGAACTGGGCTGGACCCATGTGGAAAGCCTCGACGCCGCGCAGGCGCTGGACAAAGAGACCCGCAAGGGCGTGAAGGCCATCGCCTTCTTTGGTCACAGCCCCTTTGCAGGCGCGCAGATGGAGGCGTTCCCGGCGCTTGGGCTGATCGCCAACTTCGGCGTCGGCTATGACGCGATCAACGTGGGTGATGCCTCGGCGCGCGGCATCAAGGTGACCAACACGCCCGATGTGCTGAACGATGATGTGGCCGATCTTGCCGTGGCGATGCTGCTGGATTTCTGCCGCGACATGCGCGGCGCCGAGGCGCATGTGCGCTCGGGCGACTGGGGCAAAAAAGGCCCGCATCCGCTGCAGCGCAAGATGAGCGGGCAGAAGGCCGGGATCCTCGGCATGGGCCGCATCGGGCGTGAGATCGCCGACCGGCTGGCCGCCTTCAAGATGGAGATGCACTACCACGCGCGCTCCGAGAAGGAGACGCCGGGCTGGACCTTCCACGCCGATCCGGTGGCGCTGGCCCGCGAGGTGGATTTTCTGGTGATCGCCCTCGTCGGCGGCCCGGCCACCGAAGGCTATGTCTCGAAAGAGGTGATCGAGGCGCTGGGTCCGACCGGCGTGCTGATCAACATCTCGCGCGGCACCACGGTGGATGAAGAGGCGCTGATCGAGGCGCTGCAGAAGGGCACCATTCAGGGCGCCGGGCTGGACGTGTTCCTTAACGAGCCGAACCCGGACCCGCGCTTCCTGACGCTGGAGAATGCCGTGCTGCAGCCGCATCAGGCCTCGGCCACGCATGAGACCCGCGCGGCGATGGGCCAGCTGCAGCGCGACAACGTCGCGGCTTTCCTTGCGGGCAAGGACCTGCTGACGCCGGTAAATTGA
- the ppk2 gene encoding polyphosphate kinase 2 translates to MPKTPQADEPTADTQAVAPDGAAAPEIAIPPHMPHHRGPTPDEIRHAFETGEYPYAKKMARRSYERQKAQLQAELLKVQLWAQETGMKFVLLFEGRDAAGKGGTIKRFTEHLNPRHARVVALNKPSVEERGQWYFQRYVEHLPTAGEIVLYDRSWYNRAGVERVMGFCEPNDYLEFMRQTPELERMLVRSGIRLYKYWFSVTREEQKARFQSRETDPLKQWKLSPIDKASLGKWDDYTEAKEAMFFYTDTADAPWTVVKSDDKKRARINCMRHFLSTLDYPGKDRRIATPPDPLIVGGAAHVIHRSEHILGTALSPSAATPAAKETAPE, encoded by the coding sequence ATGCCCAAGACCCCGCAAGCAGATGAGCCCACCGCCGACACTCAGGCCGTGGCGCCGGATGGCGCCGCAGCCCCCGAGATCGCCATCCCCCCGCATATGCCGCACCACCGCGGACCGACCCCGGACGAGATCCGCCACGCCTTCGAGACCGGCGAGTATCCCTATGCCAAAAAGATGGCCCGGCGCAGCTACGAGCGGCAGAAGGCGCAGCTTCAGGCCGAATTGCTGAAGGTGCAGCTTTGGGCGCAAGAGACCGGCATGAAGTTCGTGCTGCTCTTCGAGGGGCGCGACGCCGCTGGCAAGGGCGGCACGATCAAACGCTTCACCGAGCATCTCAACCCGCGCCACGCCCGCGTTGTCGCGCTCAACAAACCCAGCGTCGAAGAGCGCGGGCAATGGTATTTCCAGCGCTACGTCGAACATCTGCCCACCGCGGGCGAGATCGTGCTCTACGACCGTTCGTGGTACAACCGCGCAGGGGTCGAGCGGGTGATGGGGTTCTGCGAGCCCAATGACTACCTCGAGTTCATGCGCCAGACCCCCGAGCTTGAACGCATGCTCGTGCGTTCGGGCATCCGGCTTTACAAATACTGGTTCTCGGTCACCCGCGAAGAGCAAAAGGCCCGCTTCCAGAGCCGCGAGACCGACCCGCTGAAACAGTGGAAGCTCTCGCCGATCGACAAGGCGAGCCTTGGCAAATGGGACGATTACACCGAAGCCAAGGAGGCGATGTTCTTTTACACCGACACCGCAGACGCGCCATGGACGGTGGTGAAATCCGACGATAAGAAACGCGCGCGCATCAATTGCATGCGGCACTTTCTGTCGACGCTGGACTATCCCGGCAAGGACCGCCGCATCGCCACCCCGCCCGATCCGCTGATCGTCGGCGGCGCGGCGCATGTGATCCACCGCTCCGAGCATATTCTGGGCACGGCGCTGAGCCCGTCGGCTGCCACGCCAGCAGCCAAGGAAACCGCGCCGGAATGA
- the ltnD gene encoding L-threonate dehydrogenase yields the protein MAEITVIGLGSMGMGMALSLLRAGHVVHGLDISTERMEAFRAEGGAEGSLAEALAASSILVCVVLNAAQTREVLFGEAGAAAHLPEGAAIISCATIAPSQARVFASEASAKGLHYLDAPISGGAVKAAQGALSIMASGTPEAFAAAQPALDAMAATVHPLGDEAGAGSAMKAVNQLLAGVHIAAMGEAMALGVSQGLDPARIVEVISASAGTSWMFENRGPHVVEGDYTPRSAVNIWPKDLGIVGGIAGEAHLPVPMTEAALSQFKAAAEAGDGLIDDAAVIKVYARAAGLTLPGDD from the coding sequence TTGGCAGAGATCACGGTGATCGGGCTCGGCTCGATGGGCATGGGCATGGCGCTATCGCTGCTGCGGGCAGGACATGTCGTGCACGGCCTGGATATTTCGACCGAGCGGATGGAGGCCTTCAGGGCCGAAGGCGGTGCCGAGGGCAGTCTCGCCGAGGCGCTGGCGGCAAGCTCGATCCTTGTCTGCGTGGTGCTGAACGCCGCGCAGACCCGCGAGGTGCTGTTCGGAGAGGCCGGCGCGGCGGCGCATCTGCCGGAGGGCGCGGCGATCATTTCCTGCGCCACAATCGCGCCCAGTCAGGCGCGCGTGTTCGCCTCTGAGGCCTCGGCGAAAGGGCTGCACTATCTCGATGCGCCGATCTCTGGCGGCGCGGTGAAGGCGGCGCAGGGCGCGCTGTCGATCATGGCGTCGGGCACGCCCGAGGCCTTTGCCGCGGCGCAGCCCGCGCTGGACGCCATGGCGGCCACCGTGCATCCGCTTGGGGATGAGGCCGGGGCGGGCAGCGCGATGAAGGCGGTGAACCAGCTTCTGGCGGGCGTGCATATCGCCGCCATGGGCGAGGCGATGGCGCTGGGCGTGAGCCAAGGGCTCGATCCCGCGCGCATCGTCGAGGTGATCTCGGCTTCGGCGGGCACCAGCTGGATGTTCGAGAACCGCGGCCCGCATGTGGTCGAGGGCGATTACACCCCGCGCTCGGCGGTCAATATCTGGCCCAAGGATCTGGGCATCGTTGGCGGCATCGCCGGGGAGGCGCATCTTCCCGTGCCGATGACCGAGGCGGCGCTGTCGCAGTTCAAGGCCGCGGCGGAGGCCGGCGACGGGCTGATCGACGATGCGGCGGTGATCAAGGTCTACGCCCGCGCGGCCGGGCTGACGCTGCCGGGAGACGACTGA
- a CDS encoding DUF2461 family protein yields MASLIDLTGFAPQARQFLSELEANNDRAWFHTNRQRYDSEVKRPAERMISLLTPELETLCGERPRPKLFRPHRDVRFSDDKLPFHTHLHALWALPDGRAWYFALSPSYATAGAGILKFDARQMLAWQAALMGREGEELERFITRSEARIDPAADPEQRVPAGPRSELMRRPGCVLWIDGIYDTLSPDPVGALQQCYARLQPLQDWLGQRL; encoded by the coding sequence ATGGCAAGTTTGATTGATCTGACGGGGTTCGCCCCACAGGCCCGGCAGTTTTTGTCCGAGCTTGAAGCAAATAATGACCGGGCGTGGTTTCACACGAACCGGCAACGCTACGACAGCGAGGTGAAGCGCCCCGCCGAACGCATGATATCGCTGCTGACCCCCGAGCTTGAAACCCTGTGCGGCGAGCGCCCCCGGCCCAAGCTGTTCCGGCCGCATAGGGACGTGCGGTTCAGTGACGACAAATTGCCGTTCCACACCCATCTTCACGCGCTCTGGGCGCTTCCCGACGGCAGGGCATGGTATTTTGCGCTGTCGCCCAGCTACGCCACGGCGGGGGCGGGGATCCTCAAATTCGACGCGCGTCAGATGTTGGCGTGGCAAGCGGCGCTTATGGGGCGTGAGGGCGAGGAATTAGAGCGGTTCATCACCCGCAGCGAGGCGCGGATCGACCCAGCCGCGGACCCTGAACAGAGGGTGCCTGCGGGGCCGCGGTCGGAATTGATGCGGCGGCCGGGCTGCGTGCTCTGGATCGATGGCATCTACGATACGCTCAGCCCGGACCCGGTGGGCGCGTTGCAGCAGTGCTATGCGCGGCTGCAGCCGCTGCAGGACTGGCTGGGCCAGCGGCTCTGA
- the otnK gene encoding 3-oxo-tetronate kinase has protein sequence MLLGCIGDDFTGSSDLGNTLVKQGMRTVQYVGVPTGDAAPEVEAGVVALKSRSIPAAEAVKLSLQALEWLQAQGCQQFLFKYCSTFDSTAEGNIGPVAEALADALGTESVIFCPAFPATGRTIYQGHLFVQDHLLSESGMENHPLTPMTDPDLRRVLAAQVSRGVGHVPASAVWQGPEAIRARLAEEAEAGRGFVIADAIRDADLLTWGEALKGSKLLTGGSGIALGLPANFALSGKAGAWTGQGGQVVALSGSCSNATRAQVAAHGGPKREVTAEEALGGLTAATLAEWAVAQDGLPLIYSSAEPATVAEAQKKHGRETVAAALEGLFAQTAAALAAKGVKRIISAGGETSGAVVEALAPEALEIGPEIDPGVPVMRAGEMVLALKSGNFGGADFFAKAARVMEQGA, from the coding sequence ATGCTGCTGGGATGTATCGGCGATGATTTCACCGGCTCGAGCGATCTTGGCAACACGCTGGTCAAGCAGGGCATGCGCACGGTTCAATACGTTGGCGTGCCGACGGGCGATGCGGCGCCGGAGGTCGAGGCCGGGGTGGTGGCGCTGAAGTCGCGCTCCATTCCCGCCGCCGAGGCGGTGAAACTGTCTTTGCAGGCGCTGGAGTGGCTGCAGGCGCAGGGCTGTCAGCAGTTCCTGTTCAAATATTGCTCGACCTTCGACTCGACCGCAGAGGGCAACATCGGCCCGGTCGCCGAGGCGCTGGCGGATGCGCTCGGCACCGAGAGCGTGATCTTCTGCCCGGCCTTTCCGGCGACCGGGCGGACGATCTATCAGGGCCATCTTTTTGTGCAGGATCACCTGCTGTCCGAGAGTGGCATGGAGAACCATCCGCTGACCCCGATGACAGACCCCGATCTGCGCCGCGTGCTGGCCGCGCAGGTCTCGCGCGGCGTCGGCCATGTGCCCGCCAGCGCGGTGTGGCAGGGGCCGGAGGCGATCCGTGCGCGGCTTGCGGAAGAGGCGGAGGCGGGGCGCGGCTTTGTCATCGCCGACGCGATCCGCGACGCGGATCTGCTGACCTGGGGCGAGGCGCTCAAGGGCAGCAAGCTGCTCACCGGCGGCTCGGGCATTGCGCTGGGTCTGCCGGCCAACTTCGCGCTCTCGGGCAAAGCCGGGGCATGGACGGGGCAGGGCGGGCAGGTGGTCGCGCTCTCGGGGTCCTGCTCGAACGCCACCCGCGCGCAGGTCGCGGCCCACGGTGGGCCGAAGCGCGAGGTCACCGCCGAGGAGGCGCTTGGCGGGCTGACCGCCGCGACGCTGGCGGAGTGGGCGGTGGCCCAAGATGGACTGCCGCTGATCTACTCCTCAGCAGAGCCAGCGACGGTGGCCGAAGCACAGAAAAAGCACGGGCGCGAGACGGTCGCCGCGGCGCTGGAGGGGCTTTTCGCCCAGACCGCCGCCGCGCTGGCCGCCAAGGGCGTCAAGCGGATCATCAGCGCCGGGGGCGAGACCTCGGGCGCGGTGGTCGAGGCGCTGGCCCCCGAGGCGCTGGAGATCGGACCGGAGATCGATCCGGGCGTGCCGGTCATGCGCGCGGGCGAGATGGTGCTGGCGCTGAAGTCGGGCAACTTTGGCGGGGCGGATTTCTTTGCAAAGGCGGCGCGCGTGATGGAGCAGGGCGCATGA
- the otnC gene encoding 3-oxo-tetronate 4-phosphate decarboxylase has protein sequence MSETKLREQICEMAASMFQRGLTGGASGNISARTEDGGLLVSPTGSSFGSLDPARLSRFDDRGMLIGGDKPTKEMPLHSAFYETRGKTGAVVHLHSSHAVAWSMMPDIDPDNLLPPLTAYAVMRLGKVRLLPFFVPGDPAMGDAVRGLAGKRSAVVLANHGPVVAGKDLEAAVYAMEELEETAKLALLLQGHRPRMLTSGQVKQVVDKFDVEWD, from the coding sequence ATGAGCGAAACCAAGCTGCGCGAGCAGATCTGTGAGATGGCCGCCTCGATGTTCCAGCGCGGCCTCACCGGTGGCGCGTCGGGCAATATCTCGGCGCGCACCGAGGATGGCGGGCTGCTGGTCTCGCCCACCGGCTCCAGCTTCGGCAGCCTCGATCCGGCGCGGCTGTCGCGTTTCGACGACCGCGGCATGCTGATCGGCGGCGACAAACCGACCAAGGAGATGCCGCTGCACAGCGCCTTCTATGAGACACGCGGCAAGACCGGGGCCGTGGTGCACCTGCATTCGAGCCATGCGGTGGCGTGGTCGATGATGCCCGACATCGACCCCGACAACCTGCTGCCGCCGCTCACCGCCTATGCGGTCATGCGGCTCGGCAAGGTGCGGCTGCTGCCCTTTTTCGTGCCGGGCGATCCGGCCATGGGTGACGCGGTGCGTGGGCTGGCGGGCAAGCGCTCGGCTGTGGTGCTGGCCAACCATGGCCCGGTGGTGGCGGGCAAGGATCTCGAGGCGGCGGTCTATGCGATGGAAGAACTGGAAGAGACCGCCAAGCTGGCGCTGCTGCTGCAGGGGCACCGGCCGCGCATGCTCACCTCTGGACAGGTGAAGCAGGTGGTCGACAAGTTTGACGTGGAGTGGGACTGA
- a CDS encoding NAD-dependent epimerase/dehydratase family protein → MRILFTGGSGKAGRHVVPHLAARGHRILNADLAPLGHPGVHDLITDLADPGQVWGALTSYAGFDELEPGTGLPKFDAVVHFGALARILIQPDCETYRVNTQSTYNVLEAAAKLGIPKVIFASSETVYGICFADGPRQPAYLPIDEEHPTVPEDAYAISKVCNEATARSIQKRSGQDIYGLRISNVCEIEDYHRDFPAFAEDPGLRLRNMFGYIDVRDLAQMVERCLDTDGLGYEVFNVVNDDLAVPQDNEALRNQFYGGVPVKTPMQPRQAFFSNAKARQMLGFSPQHDWRSILHG, encoded by the coding sequence ATGCGCATTCTGTTCACCGGCGGCAGCGGCAAGGCCGGGCGCCATGTCGTGCCGCATCTCGCGGCGCGCGGCCACCGCATCCTGAACGCCGATCTCGCGCCGCTCGGACATCCCGGGGTGCACGATCTGATCACCGATCTTGCCGATCCCGGACAGGTCTGGGGCGCGCTCACCTCCTACGCGGGCTTCGACGAGCTGGAGCCCGGCACCGGCTTGCCGAAATTCGACGCGGTGGTGCATTTCGGCGCGCTGGCCCGCATTCTGATCCAGCCCGATTGCGAGACCTACCGGGTCAACACGCAATCCACCTACAACGTGCTGGAGGCCGCCGCCAAACTGGGCATTCCCAAGGTGATCTTCGCCAGTTCCGAGACGGTCTATGGCATCTGCTTCGCCGATGGCCCGCGCCAGCCCGCCTATCTGCCCATCGACGAAGAGCACCCGACCGTGCCCGAGGATGCCTATGCGATCTCGAAGGTCTGCAACGAGGCCACCGCCCGCAGCATCCAGAAGCGCAGCGGGCAGGACATCTACGGGCTGCGCATCTCCAACGTCTGCGAGATCGAGGATTATCACCGGGATTTCCCGGCCTTCGCCGAGGACCCCGGCCTGCGGCTGCGCAATATGTTCGGCTATATCGACGTGCGCGATCTGGCGCAGATGGTCGAGCGCTGTCTCGACACCGATGGGCTGGGATATGAGGTGTTCAACGTGGTCAACGACGACCTTGCGGTGCCGCAGGACAATGAGGCGCTGCGCAACCAGTTCTACGGCGGCGTGCCGGTGAAAACCCCGATGCAGCCGCGGCAGGCGTTCTTCAGCAACGCCAAGGCGCGGCAGATGCTCGGTTTCTCCCCGCAGCATGATTGGCGCAGCATATTGCACGGATAA
- a CDS encoding fumarylacetoacetate hydrolase family protein, giving the protein MLPHSNPTPDALFVGRVWRPGVGPAVVTLRGETLVDITSTAIPTMRDLLEGDDPAATLRAATGEEIGTLADLAVGSKENAGEDVLHLLAPCDLQAVKASGVTFAQSMVERVIEEQAAGDPDAAEAIRAKVKSIIGDSLSGIEPGSEKAMEVKRVLQQEGMWSQYLEVGIGPDAEVFTKSQPMAAVGWGATVGLHPISKWNNPEPEIVLAINSRGDILGATLGNDVNLRDVEGRSALLLGKAKDNNASCAIGPFIRLFDASYTLDDVRKAELTMTVKGEDGFVLNGASSMSQISRDPASIVGQTIGRHHQYPDGFMLFLGTLFAPTEDRDAPGQGFTHHVGDVVTISEPALGALENTVRLSTEAPEWTFGAGALMRNLSRRNLL; this is encoded by the coding sequence ATGCTCCCGCATAGCAACCCCACCCCTGATGCTCTTTTTGTCGGTCGCGTCTGGCGCCCCGGCGTCGGACCTGCCGTCGTCACGCTGCGCGGCGAGACGCTGGTGGACATCACCAGCACGGCGATCCCCACCATGCGCGACCTGCTGGAGGGCGACGATCCAGCGGCGACCCTGCGCGCGGCCACCGGCGAAGAGATCGGCACGCTGGCCGATCTCGCCGTAGGGTCCAAGGAAAACGCGGGCGAGGATGTGCTGCACCTGCTGGCCCCCTGCGATCTGCAGGCGGTGAAAGCCTCGGGCGTGACCTTCGCGCAGTCGATGGTCGAGCGGGTGATCGAGGAGCAGGCGGCGGGCGATCCCGACGCCGCCGAGGCGATCCGCGCCAAGGTGAAATCCATCATCGGCGACTCGCTCTCCGGCATCGAGCCCGGCTCCGAGAAGGCGATGGAAGTGAAGCGCGTGCTGCAGCAGGAAGGCATGTGGTCGCAATACCTCGAGGTGGGCATCGGCCCAGACGCCGAGGTCTTCACCAAATCCCAGCCCATGGCCGCGGTCGGCTGGGGCGCGACGGTGGGCCTGCACCCGATCAGCAAATGGAACAACCCCGAGCCCGAGATCGTGCTGGCGATCAACTCGCGCGGCGACATCCTGGGCGCGACGCTGGGCAATGACGTGAACCTGCGCGACGTCGAGGGCCGCTCGGCCCTGCTGCTCGGCAAGGCCAAGGACAACAACGCCTCCTGTGCCATCGGCCCGTTCATCCGCCTCTTTGACGCAAGCTACACGCTCGACGACGTGCGCAAGGCAGAGCTGACGATGACGGTGAAGGGCGAGGATGGTTTCGTGCTCAACGGTGCCTCGTCGATGAGCCAGATCAGCCGCGACCCGGCCTCGATCGTCGGCCAGACCATCGGCCGCCACCACCAGTATCCCGACGGGTTCATGCTGTTCCTCGGCACGCTTTTCGCGCCGACCGAGGACCGCGACGCACCCGGTCAGGGCTTCACCCATCACGTCGGTGACGTGGTAACCATTTCCGAACCCGCGCTCGGTGCGCTAGAGAACACCGTACGCCTGTCGACCGAGGCCCCGGAATGGACCTTTGGCGCTGGCGCATTGATGCGCAACCTATCCCGGAGAAACCTTCTGTGA
- a CDS encoding spermidine synthase, translating into MQPWELLATAQAPQGDTLRLLRRGHEYSIRLQGGNELMSSRLSGSEEALATLALEALGGRAAPRVLIGGLGMGFTLRAAQEVAPRDARLIVSEIVPELVGWATEHMGAVFGDCLDDPRVEVRTGDVAAEIRGAEAGSYDAILLDVDNGPDGLTRAGNDSLYGERGLQHARRALSKGGVLAVWSAAQDQGFTRRLGQNGFAAKAHMVRAGRTKRGAKHTIWIAQKTGS; encoded by the coding sequence ATGCAGCCATGGGAACTTCTCGCGACGGCGCAGGCGCCGCAGGGCGACACGCTGCGGCTGCTGCGGCGCGGGCATGAATATTCGATCCGTCTGCAGGGCGGCAACGAGTTGATGAGCAGCCGTCTCAGCGGCTCGGAGGAGGCGCTGGCGACGCTGGCGCTGGAGGCGCTCGGCGGGCGCGCCGCGCCGCGGGTGCTGATCGGCGGTCTCGGCATGGGCTTCACCCTGCGCGCAGCGCAGGAGGTGGCCCCTAGGGATGCGCGGCTGATCGTCTCGGAGATCGTGCCGGAGCTTGTCGGCTGGGCCACCGAGCATATGGGCGCGGTCTTTGGCGATTGCCTCGACGATCCGCGGGTGGAGGTCCGCACCGGCGATGTTGCCGCAGAGATCCGCGGTGCCGAGGCCGGCAGCTACGACGCCATCCTGCTCGACGTGGACAACGGCCCCGACGGGCTGACACGGGCGGGCAACGACTCGCTATATGGGGAGCGCGGGCTGCAGCACGCGCGGCGGGCGTTGAGCAAGGGCGGCGTGCTGGCGGTCTGGTCGGCGGCGCAGGATCAGGGGTTCACCCGGCGGCTCGGGCAGAACGGCTTTGCCGCCAAGGCGCATATGGTGCGCGCCGGGCGCACCAAGCGCGGTGCCAAACACACGATCTGGATCGCCCAGAAGACCGGGAGTTAG
- a CDS encoding hydroxypyruvate isomerase family protein gives MKFSANIGFLYTELPLPERIRAAKRDGFDAVECHFPYDVPEAEMKAALDETGFAMLGLNTVPGDVAGGDFGLAALAGRRDEAAAAVKQAVDYGAAIGAQNVHVMAGRTDGGAAAEAAYRETLSLACELAGEKGMGVLIEPINHRDVAGYHLSRVEHAAEIIEALGKDNLRIMFDCYHTQIMQGDLLMRFKAHQPLVGHVQIAAVPDRGEPDGGEICFERLLAGFAEAGWAAPVGAEYKPRGGDTKAGLGWLAPLRAALN, from the coding sequence ATGAAGTTTTCCGCAAACATCGGATTTCTCTATACCGAGCTGCCGCTGCCCGAGCGTATCCGTGCCGCGAAGCGCGACGGGTTCGACGCGGTGGAGTGCCATTTCCCCTATGACGTGCCCGAGGCCGAAATGAAGGCGGCGCTCGACGAGACCGGCTTTGCCATGCTCGGGCTCAACACCGTGCCCGGCGATGTGGCGGGCGGGGACTTCGGCCTTGCCGCGCTTGCCGGTCGTCGCGATGAGGCGGCGGCGGCGGTGAAGCAGGCGGTGGACTATGGTGCCGCGATCGGCGCGCAGAACGTGCATGTGATGGCCGGTCGGACCGATGGCGGCGCCGCGGCCGAGGCGGCCTATCGCGAGACGCTGAGCCTTGCCTGCGAGCTGGCGGGCGAGAAGGGCATGGGCGTGCTGATCGAGCCGATCAATCATCGCGACGTGGCGGGCTATCACCTTTCGCGTGTCGAACATGCCGCCGAGATCATCGAGGCGCTGGGGAAGGACAACCTGCGCATCATGTTCGACTGCTATCACACGCAGATCATGCAGGGTGATCTGCTGATGCGCTTCAAGGCGCATCAGCCGCTGGTCGGCCATGTGCAGATCGCCGCGGTGCCCGACCGGGGCGAGCCCGACGGCGGCGAGATTTGCTTCGAACGCTTGCTGGCCGGTTTTGCCGAGGCGGGCTGGGCGGCGCCGGTGGGCGCGGAATACAAGCCGCGCGGCGGGGATACGAAGGCCGGTCTCGGCTGGCTCGCGCCCCTGCGCGCGGCGCTGAATTGA
- a CDS encoding sugar kinase: protein MTAFLALGECMVELSQAGDGLYKRGFAGDTFNTAWYARRLLPEEWTVSYGTCVGEDAVSTEMLDFISGEGVDVSTVKRVSDRTVGLYMISLDGGERSFSYWRGRSAAKQMADDLTWLDGILKGREMIHFSGITLAILPPKQREMFCGALARARKKGAIVSFDTNLRPKLWESTEAMRAGLTMGARTADIVLPSFDEEESLFGDATPTETIERYREGGADMVAVKQGGDALHLWQREAGMHQIEAQTVTDVVDTTAAGDSFAAGLLAGLAQGKAPQDAAAEAMQLAAKVIQARGALVPGIFA from the coding sequence GTGACCGCTTTCCTCGCCCTCGGAGAATGCATGGTTGAACTGTCGCAGGCCGGAGACGGCCTCTACAAGCGCGGCTTTGCCGGCGACACGTTCAACACTGCATGGTACGCCCGCCGCCTGCTCCCGGAGGAGTGGACGGTGAGCTATGGCACCTGCGTGGGCGAGGACGCCGTGAGCACCGAGATGCTCGATTTCATCTCGGGCGAAGGGGTCGATGTGTCGACGGTCAAGCGTGTCTCGGACCGCACCGTCGGGCTCTACATGATCTCGCTCGACGGCGGCGAGCGCAGCTTCTCCTACTGGCGCGGCCGGTCGGCGGCAAAGCAGATGGCCGACGATCTGACGTGGCTCGACGGCATTCTGAAGGGCCGCGAGATGATCCATTTCTCGGGCATCACGCTGGCCATCCTGCCGCCGAAGCAGCGCGAGATGTTCTGCGGCGCGCTGGCGCGGGCGCGCAAGAAGGGCGCGATCGTCTCCTTCGATACCAACCTGCGGCCCAAGCTCTGGGAAAGCACCGAGGCGATGCGCGCCGGGCTGACCATGGGTGCCCGCACCGCTGATATCGTGCTGCCAAGCTTCGACGAGGAAGAAAGCCTTTTCGGCGATGCCACCCCCACCGAAACCATCGAGCGCTACCGCGAAGGCGGGGCCGACATGGTGGCGGTCAAACAGGGCGGCGACGCGTTGCATCTGTGGCAGCGCGAGGCCGGGATGCACCAGATCGAGGCGCAGACCGTGACGGATGTGGTCGACACCACCGCCGCGGGCGACAGCTTTGCCGCCGGTCTGCTGGCCGGGCTGGCGCAGGGCAAGGCGCCGCAGGACGCCGCCGCCGAGGCGATGCAGCTGGCCGCCAAGGTCATTCAGGCGCGCGGCGCGCTGGTGCCCGGCATCTTTGCCTAA
- the trpA gene encoding tryptophan synthase subunit alpha codes for MTRIDAKFAALKEEGKKGFVAYVMAGDPDFDRSLELVRGLPEAGVDVIELGLPFTDPMADGETIQLAGQRALEAGMTLNRTLELVREFRKGDDSTPIVMMGYYNPIYSHGVDKFLEEAREAGIDGLIIVDLPPEEDEELCIPAQKAGLNFIRLATPTTDDKRLPKVLQNTSGFVYYVSITGITGAAAAQATDVGPEVARIKAGTDLPVIVGFGIRTPETAESIAGVADGCVVGSAIVAAMAEGKPVAEVLGFVKSLADGAHRA; via the coding sequence ATGACCCGCATCGACGCCAAATTCGCCGCCCTGAAGGAAGAGGGCAAGAAGGGATTCGTTGCCTATGTGATGGCCGGGGACCCCGACTTCGACCGCTCGCTGGAACTGGTGCGCGGTCTGCCGGAGGCGGGTGTCGACGTGATCGAACTGGGTCTGCCCTTCACCGATCCGATGGCCGATGGCGAAACCATCCAGCTGGCCGGGCAGCGCGCGCTCGAAGCGGGCATGACGCTGAACCGCACGCTGGAGCTGGTGCGGGAATTCCGCAAGGGCGACGACAGCACGCCGATCGTGATGATGGGCTATTACAACCCGATCTACAGCCACGGCGTGGACAAGTTCCTCGAAGAGGCGCGCGAGGCGGGCATCGACGGGCTGATCATCGTCGACCTGCCGCCCGAGGAAGACGAAGAGCTTTGCATCCCGGCGCAGAAGGCGGGGCTGAACTTCATCCGCCTCGCCACGCCGACCACCGATGACAAGCGCCTGCCGAAAGTGCTGCAGAACACCTCGGGCTTTGTCTATTACGTCTCGATCACCGGGATCACCGGCGCGGCTGCGGCGCAGGCCACCGATGTCGGCCCCGAGGTCGCGCGGATCAAGGCGGGCACCGATCTGCCGGTGATCGTCGGCTTCGGCATCCGCACGCCGGAGACCGCCGAGAGCATCGCCGGGGTCGCCGATGGCTGCGTCGTCGGCTCAGCCATCGTCGCGGCCATGGCGGAGGGCAAGCCGGTCGCCGAGGTGCTGGGATTCGTCAAATCCCTCGCCGATGGGGCGCATCGCGCCTGA